The following coding sequences lie in one Bacteroidales bacterium genomic window:
- a CDS encoding fibronectin type III domain-containing protein, whose amino-acid sequence MNNNHREIESLILPDPVTLNQPTEIKPSSIALSWSHSYGSDFREYRLYIGGEYHANILNDENGSLVYIGTNVTDTSFTISKENYNEAGGTISPNGTLLQIIRV is encoded by the coding sequence TTGAACAATAACCATCGCGAAATTGAATCACTGATATTACCAGATCCGGTTACCCTAAACCAGCCCACTGAAATCAAACCCAGTTCAATTGCATTATCATGGTCACACAGTTATGGCAGTGATTTCAGGGAATACAGACTTTACATCGGCGGTGAGTATCATGCAAACATCCTGAACGATGAAAATGGATCATTGGTATACATAGGAACCAATGTGACAGATACAAGCTTTACAATTTCAAAAGAGAATTATAATGAGGCAGGCGGGACCATCAGCCCAAACGGAACATTGCTTCAGATTATACGTGTATAA
- a CDS encoding carboxypeptidase regulatory-like domain-containing protein: MKMEGQRKMPIFPINNDRSTTTNEEGYFEVNGLTSGTYIMKVEKSCLIPHSVV, translated from the coding sequence ATGAAAATGGAAGGGCAAAGAAAGATGCCCATATTTCCAATTAATAATGACCGGAGCACAACAACCAATGAGGAAGGATATTTTGAAGTGAATGGCTTAACATCAGGCACCTATATTATGAAAGTTGAGAAATCCTGCTTGATTCCTCATTCAGTAGTTTAA
- a CDS encoding amidohydrolase family protein — MEIIEDLIGKKVFETPFIDTHEHLIDESERLDCTEPIIPCDDWALLLNHYFGFDLISAGIPKEKFDNLFSNHLNPVEKWHILHEYWPDLKNTASGMVFRNTIKVLYGIDEISEDNIMELQNKYESTRKKGFYKHIIQDIANIKHCHVHSPVNAFKKSESPDLLFQDIALNGLIQVAVKPYSVPENFKINSLSDWHSLIDWWFIQGNQIAKGVKIGNAYFRRLDFERVEANEVENIFSKKISLQNISPGEEKKLQDHLFWYCVDKATAYGLPVKMHTGQWAMNNVMNMQWIKDNPLDCASLCKQSPNTKFVFFHLCYPHYEEMLSLAKNYSNTYIDMCWSWSMNPLAAKDFLKKFILTVPNNKIFTFGGDDKIVENIIGHAFVARKGIAQALTELVIENWITISDALDLVDHLMYKNAERIFEKC; from the coding sequence ATGGAAATTATTGAAGATTTAATAGGGAAAAAGGTTTTTGAAACGCCATTTATCGATACTCATGAGCATTTGATTGATGAGTCTGAAAGGTTGGATTGTACAGAACCAATAATTCCTTGTGATGATTGGGCTTTACTGCTTAATCATTATTTTGGCTTCGACTTGATATCAGCCGGAATACCAAAAGAAAAGTTTGATAATTTATTCTCAAATCATTTAAATCCTGTAGAAAAGTGGCACATTTTACATGAATACTGGCCAGATTTAAAAAACACAGCTTCAGGAATGGTTTTTCGAAATACGATCAAGGTACTTTATGGTATCGACGAAATTTCTGAAGATAATATTATGGAGTTACAGAATAAATACGAATCAACAAGAAAAAAAGGATTTTATAAGCATATTATTCAGGATATAGCAAATATTAAGCATTGTCATGTGCATTCCCCTGTTAATGCATTTAAAAAAAGCGAGTCACCTGACTTATTATTTCAGGATATTGCATTAAATGGACTTATTCAGGTAGCGGTAAAGCCCTATTCTGTACCCGAAAACTTTAAAATTAATTCCCTGTCAGATTGGCACTCTCTAATTGATTGGTGGTTTATTCAAGGTAACCAAATTGCAAAGGGTGTGAAAATTGGGAATGCATATTTCAGAAGGCTTGATTTTGAAAGGGTTGAAGCCAATGAAGTCGAAAATATATTTTCTAAAAAAATCAGCTTACAAAACATTAGTCCCGGGGAAGAGAAAAAACTTCAGGACCATTTGTTTTGGTATTGCGTTGATAAAGCTACAGCATATGGATTACCTGTAAAAATGCATACAGGCCAATGGGCCATGAACAATGTTATGAATATGCAATGGATAAAGGATAACCCGTTAGATTGTGCGTCACTGTGCAAACAATCTCCAAATACAAAATTTGTCTTTTTCCATCTTTGTTATCCTCACTATGAGGAAATGCTATCGTTAGCAAAAAACTATTCAAACACATACATTGATATGTGCTGGTCCTGGTCAATGAATCCTTTGGCAGCTAAAGATTTTTTGAAAAAGTTTATACTTACCGTACCCAACAATAAAATCTTCACATTTGGAGGCGATGATAAGATAGTCGAAAATATAATTGGACATGCCTTTGTTGCCCGCAAAGGGATTGCTCAAGCCTTAACTGAGTTGGTAATTGAAAACTGGATCACAATAAGTGATGCGCTGGATTTAGTGGATCATTTAATGTATAAAAATGCTGAGAGAATATTTGAAAAATGCTAA